Proteins from a genomic interval of Corvus moneduloides isolate bCorMon1 chromosome 6, bCorMon1.pri, whole genome shotgun sequence:
- the LGALS3 gene encoding galectin-3: MSDGFSLSDALANSNNPAPCAPPAQGWPSWGNQPAAPGTFPGYPGAPGAYPGAPGACPGAPGAYPGAPGAYPGGPTGPGAYPGAPGAYPGGPTGPGAYPGAPGAFPGAPAATGPFPTPGQPSSGSGLGPSAPQGGPTPPQGGPTPPMKVPFELPLQAGLVPRLLITITGTVNPNPNRFSLDFKRGDDVAFHFNPRFNEDHKKVIVCNSKFQNNWGKEERTAPRFPFEAGKPFKLQILCETDHFKVAVNDAHLLQYNFREKRLNEVTKLCIGGDIALTSVVPTMI, from the exons atgtCAGACGGTTTCTCC TTATCCGACGCCTTGGCCAACAGCAACAACccagccccctgtgccccccctgcccagggctggcccTCCTGGGGGAAccaaccagcagctcctgggacatTCCCAGGGTATCCTGGAGCACCAGGGGCCTATCCTGGAGCACCAGGGGCCTgtcctggagcaccaggagcgtACCCAGGAGCACCTGGAGCTTATCCTGGAGGACCAACAGGACCGGGAGCATACCCAGGAGCACCTGGAGCTTATCCTGGAGGACCAACAGGACCAGGAGCATATCCAGGAGCACCTGGAGCATTCCCTGGAGCGCCAGCAGCAACGGGGCCGTTTCCCACCCCAGGACAACCATCCAGTGGCTCTGGATTGGGGCCTTCTGCTCCTCAGGGAGGACCAACTCCTCCTCAGGGAGGACCGACTCCTCCAATG AAAGTCCCCTTTGAGCTGCCCCTGCAGGCAGGACTCGTCCCTCGGCTGCTCATCACCATCACTGGGACCGTGAACCCCAACCCAAACAG GTTTTCACTGGATTTCAAGAGAGGGGATGACGTTGCCTTCCACTTCAACCCCCGCTTCAACGAAGACCACAAGAAAGTCATTGTCTGCAATTCCAAGTTCCAGAATaactgggggaaggaggaaaggacagCTCCCAGGTTTCCATTTGAAGCTGGAAAACCCTTCAAG ctcCAGATCCTTTGTGAGACGGATCACTTCAAGGTGGCCGTGAACGATGCTCACTTGCTGCAGTACAACTTCCGCGAGAAGAGGCTGAACGAGGTCACCAAGCTCTGCATCGGGGGGGACATCGCCCTCACCAGCGTCGTGCCCACCATGATATAA